The genomic segment CGGAACGCCGGTTTCTGATCCATGTCGCACGCCGTTGAAATTGGGGATCGTCGTTCACTTTCTTTTTTGTGCGCTTCTGACCTCAAGGCGTTTGTTATAGAGCCGTTCGGTGAAGCCGCCCTCTTTTAAAAAACGTTCCTCCAACTGTCGAAGCTGCTGATCAAGCAGGTAGTTCGCCTGGTGGATCAGGCAAATCAGTGTGTTGGCTGCCACATCAGGGGCTTCAGCTTCAATATAGGTCCTATAGGTCGCATAGGACCTATTTTGACAATGCGCGAGCTTCCGCACAGTCCGCGCCCTCGGGTGCTCCTTTCCCCAAAGCAACAGTCCTCGCTGGCGCAGAAAGTCCTCGCAGTCAAGCAACAGCTCTTCAAGACTCGCCCGCGCCACGCCCACCAGCTTCAGCTCGGTCTTGCGCGATGTACCCGAGGCCATACTCCCCTCGGCAATGTTCTGCTTGCCGCTCCGCGCCGCTTGCACCATCTGGTCACGGGTACGCGAACCGTGGTCGATGAATCGATTACAAAACGCCACCGCCGCATCATAGATGATCTCCGCCATCTGATACGATTTCAGGTTACGGTAACCGCCATGGGCCTCGATGAGCTTTGCTTTTGGGTTTTGTTTTTTTATATAGGTCATATAAGTCCTATAAGACCTATGAGAATTTTTGGGGGGTCCCCCTCACGGAAGACCCCCCGATGCCCTGAGCCAACCACATCCCCTGAGATCAGGTTATGCGCATTTTGAGTAACCGCAGGCGAGGCATTTCAGACACCCCTCGGACCGTTCCATGCTCCCGGAAGCCCCACAGTCAGGGCAGGTATCGGCAGTGATGGAGAGAAGATCCACCTCGGTGTG from the Nitrospirae bacterium CG2_30_53_67 genome contains:
- a CDS encoding four helix bundle protein; translated protein: MTYIKKQNPKAKLIEAHGGYRNLKSYQMAEIIYDAAVAFCNRFIDHGSRTRDQMVQAARSGKQNIAEGSMASGTSRKTELKLVGVARASLEELLLDCEDFLRQRGLLLWGKEHPRARTVRKLAHCQNRSYATYRTYIEAEAPDVAANTLICLIHQANYLLDQQLRQLEERFLKEGGFTERLYNKRLEVRSAQKRK